A stretch of the Azorhizobium caulinodans ORS 571 genome encodes the following:
- a CDS encoding TRAP transporter small permease subunit — MSVLLALSRAIDAINARIGRLVSWLILVAIIVSAGNAVIRKLFDLSSNAWLELQWVLFAAVFLMCSPWTLMDNEHIRIDIVNSRLSKRLRDGIDIFGNVFFLMPFALVMLYTSIPFALNSYRINEQSLNAGGLPQWPAKMLVPVGFALLLIQAISELIKRVAIFTGKMEDPNEGAGGHLASAEAEAQRLLADVEPVAIVADTKTP; from the coding sequence ATGTCCGTTTTGCTCGCGCTCAGCCGGGCGATCGATGCCATCAATGCCCGCATCGGGCGTCTGGTATCCTGGCTGATCCTCGTCGCCATCATCGTTTCCGCCGGCAATGCGGTCATCCGCAAGCTGTTCGACTTGAGCTCGAACGCCTGGCTCGAACTGCAATGGGTGCTATTCGCCGCGGTGTTCCTGATGTGCTCGCCCTGGACGCTGATGGACAATGAGCACATCCGCATCGACATCGTGAATTCCCGCCTGTCCAAGCGCCTGCGCGACGGCATCGACATCTTCGGCAATGTCTTCTTCCTGATGCCGTTCGCCCTCGTGATGCTCTACACGTCCATTCCCTTCGCGCTGAATTCCTACCGCATCAACGAGCAGTCCCTGAACGCCGGCGGCCTGCCCCAGTGGCCGGCCAAGATGCTCGTGCCCGTGGGCTTCGCTCTGCTGCTGATCCAGGCGATCTCCGAGCTCATCAAGCGCGTCGCCATCTTCACCGGCAAGATGGAGGACCCCAACGAGGGGGCGGGCGGCCACCTTGCCTCCGCCGAGGCGGAAGCCCAGCGCCTGCTCGCCGATGTCGAGCCCGTCGCCATCGTCGCCGACACCAAGACGCCCTGA
- a CDS encoding TRAP transporter large permease subunit: MAFAADGGLRAFVTHNMAPIMFGALVIFLLLGYPVAFALAANGLVFGVIGIELGLFRPDFLQALPERVYGTMNNEVLLAVPFFTFMGLILERSGMAEDLLDTIGQVFGSIRGGLAYAVIFVGALLAATTGVVAASVISMGLISLPIMLRYGYDRRVASGVIAASGTLAQIIPPSLVLIVMADQLNRSVGDMYEGAFVPGLLLAGLYAFYIFLVSAIFPSVAPGLPLEAQTLRDKNQKRGPSRLLGAIFAAGFAVLIATGSLPGLTAGSLPGAANLAVWGVGAFVLFYFIMSGTARLLTPSLFIALSIAIGISIAVMERSGMRVGSDYVVLAMSMTVGLAFVVAVINRVFRLGLLSKLAEQVIFVMVPPLALIFLVLGTIFIGVATPTEGGAMGSVGALLLAAGRGRLKFDLMRQATYSTAKLSAFVLFILLGSRVFSLTFYGVDGHRWVEELLVSLPGGQTGFLIVVNILVFLLAFFLDYFELAFIIIPLLGPAADKLGIDLIWFGVMLAVNMQTSFMHPPFGFALFFLRSVAPKVPYLDRVTGKRMEPVTTGQIYWGAVPFVGIQLIMVALVVLFPGMVTHYKSSSVQLDQGAVQKQFDNLTPDLDSAPPPPALDFGAPK, translated from the coding sequence ATGGCCTTCGCCGCCGATGGCGGCCTGCGCGCCTTCGTCACCCACAACATGGCGCCGATCATGTTCGGCGCCCTCGTGATCTTCCTGCTGCTGGGTTATCCGGTGGCCTTCGCGCTGGCCGCCAACGGCCTCGTGTTCGGTGTCATCGGCATCGAACTCGGCCTGTTCCGGCCGGACTTCCTTCAGGCGCTGCCCGAGCGCGTCTATGGCACCATGAACAATGAAGTGCTCCTCGCGGTGCCCTTCTTCACCTTCATGGGCCTCATCCTCGAGCGCTCCGGCATGGCCGAGGATCTGCTCGACACCATCGGACAGGTATTCGGCTCCATCCGCGGCGGCCTTGCCTATGCGGTGATCTTCGTGGGCGCGCTGCTCGCCGCCACCACGGGCGTCGTCGCGGCCTCGGTCATCTCCATGGGCCTCATCTCGCTGCCCATCATGCTGCGCTACGGCTATGACCGGCGCGTGGCTTCGGGCGTGATCGCGGCCTCGGGCACGCTGGCCCAGATCATCCCGCCCTCCCTCGTGCTCATCGTCATGGCCGACCAGCTCAACCGGTCGGTGGGTGACATGTACGAGGGCGCCTTCGTGCCCGGCCTGTTGTTGGCCGGCCTCTACGCGTTCTACATCTTCCTCGTCTCGGCCATCTTCCCGAGCGTGGCTCCCGGCCTGCCGCTGGAAGCCCAGACCCTGCGCGACAAGAATCAGAAGCGCGGCCCCTCGCGGCTGCTCGGCGCCATCTTCGCCGCCGGCTTTGCGGTGCTGATCGCCACCGGGTCCTTGCCGGGTCTCACGGCCGGCAGCCTGCCGGGCGCGGCCAATCTGGCAGTCTGGGGCGTCGGTGCCTTCGTCCTGTTCTATTTCATCATGAGCGGCACCGCCCGCCTGCTCACCCCCTCGCTGTTCATCGCCTTGTCCATCGCCATCGGCATCTCGATCGCGGTGATGGAGCGCTCCGGCATGCGGGTCGGCTCGGACTATGTGGTCCTTGCCATGTCCATGACGGTGGGCCTCGCCTTCGTGGTGGCGGTCATCAACCGCGTGTTCCGGCTGGGCCTGCTCTCGAAGCTGGCCGAGCAGGTCATCTTCGTGATGGTGCCCCCGCTGGCCCTGATCTTCCTTGTGCTCGGCACCATCTTCATCGGCGTCGCAACGCCGACCGAGGGCGGCGCCATGGGTTCGGTGGGCGCGCTTCTGCTCGCCGCCGGTCGCGGGCGCCTGAAGTTCGACCTGATGCGGCAGGCGACCTACTCGACGGCCAAGCTCTCGGCCTTCGTGCTGTTCATCCTGCTCGGCTCGCGCGTGTTCTCGCTGACCTTCTATGGCGTGGACGGCCACCGCTGGGTGGAGGAACTGCTCGTCTCGCTGCCCGGCGGCCAGACCGGCTTCCTCATCGTGGTGAACATCCTCGTGTTCCTGCTGGCCTTCTTCCTCGATTATTTCGAGCTGGCCTTCATCATCATCCCGCTGCTCGGACCGGCCGCCGACAAGCTCGGCATCGACCTGATCTGGTTCGGCGTGATGCTGGCGGTGAACATGCAGACCTCCTTCATGCATCCGCCCTTCGGCTTTGCGCTGTTCTTCCTGCGGTCGGTCGCACCCAAGGTGCCCTATCTCGACCGCGTGACGGGCAAGCGCATGGAGCCGGTGACCACGGGCCAGATCTACTGGGGTGCGGTGCCGTTCGTCGGCATCCAGCTCATCATGGTGGCGCTGGTCGTGCTCTTCCCCGGCATGGTGACGCACTACAAGAGCAGCTCCGTGCAACTGGATCAGGGGGCGGTGCAGAAGCAGTTCGACAACCTCACTCCGGATCTCGACTCCGCGCCGCCTCCGCCGGCACTGGATTTCGGCGCTCCCAAATAG